Proteins found in one Synechococcus sp. LA31 genomic segment:
- a CDS encoding YbhB/YbcL family Raf kinase inhibitor-like protein, whose amino-acid sequence MGSSNGTFHLESPAFRDGELIPLIHTSEGLNLSPPLRWSGAPEATRSFALVLEDLDSPAGGWVHWLLFNIPASLRALPAGLERAPELPNGARHGSCWGVGRFERIGYQGPLPPQGAAHRYVFQLAALDAALDLPPGCTVFDVREGIEAHALARTELTGLYASGA is encoded by the coding sequence ATGGGGAGCAGCAATGGAACCTTCCATTTGGAATCGCCGGCTTTCCGTGATGGCGAGTTGATTCCGCTGATTCACACCAGCGAAGGGCTCAATTTGTCTCCCCCGCTGCGTTGGAGCGGGGCACCAGAGGCCACCCGCAGCTTCGCTCTGGTGCTGGAGGATCTCGATTCGCCGGCCGGCGGCTGGGTGCACTGGCTGCTGTTCAATATCCCGGCTTCGCTGCGGGCGTTGCCGGCCGGACTGGAGCGGGCCCCTGAACTGCCCAACGGTGCCCGCCATGGCAGCTGCTGGGGCGTGGGGCGGTTCGAGCGGATCGGCTACCAGGGGCCGCTGCCGCCCCAGGGTGCGGCCCATCGCTACGTGTTCCAGCTGGCGGCTCTGGATGCAGCCCTGGATCTGCCGCCGGGCTGCACGGTGTTCGACGTGCGTGAGGGGATCGAGGCTCATGCCCTGGCACGGACAGAGCTCACTGGGCTCTATGCCAGCGGTGCATAA